A window from Actinomycetes bacterium encodes these proteins:
- a CDS encoding enoyl-CoA hydratase: protein MSDTIRYEVSDRIATITIDREQARNSLDLASLDALKAASARAEADNDVDVVILTAVGSVFSAGLDLKSLSSGEIDVLAHTRLGNPWTGRTKPMIAAVNGPAITGGLELVLNCDIAVASTEAAFADTHTRVGILPFWGMSVLLPRSVGRRNATWMTLTGDFIDADIALRFGLVVEVVAPDELQSAARAIATVIANNDQPGVRAMLGLYRDGAGLPNDTAQELEIERATEWHGDGFDAAAIAGRFEAIKQRGRAQREGSGG, encoded by the coding sequence GTGTCCGACACGATCCGATACGAGGTCTCCGACCGCATCGCAACCATCACGATCGACCGTGAGCAAGCGCGAAATTCACTCGACCTGGCATCCCTCGATGCACTCAAGGCCGCCTCCGCGCGCGCCGAGGCCGACAACGACGTGGACGTGGTCATCCTCACCGCAGTCGGATCCGTGTTCTCCGCCGGCCTCGACCTCAAGTCGCTCTCCAGTGGAGAGATCGACGTGCTCGCACACACGAGACTGGGCAATCCCTGGACGGGGCGCACCAAGCCGATGATCGCGGCGGTCAACGGCCCGGCCATCACCGGAGGCCTGGAGCTGGTGCTCAACTGCGACATCGCTGTGGCTTCCACCGAGGCCGCGTTCGCGGACACCCACACCCGGGTGGGCATCCTGCCCTTCTGGGGCATGAGCGTGTTGCTGCCCCGCTCGGTCGGGCGGCGCAACGCCACGTGGATGACCCTCACCGGCGACTTCATCGACGCCGACATAGCGCTTCGCTTCGGACTGGTCGTCGAGGTTGTGGCGCCCGACGAGCTGCAGTCGGCGGCGCGGGCCATCGCGACCGTGATCGCCAACAACGACCAGCCCGGTGTGCGGGCCATGCTCGGCCTCTACCGCGACGGCGCGGGCCTGCCGAACGACACGGCACAGGAGCTCGAGATCGAACGGGCCACCGAGTGGCATGGCGACGGTTTCGACGCCGCCGCCATCGCCGGCCGGTTCGAGGCCATCAAGCAGAGGGGCCGAGCCCAGCGCGAAGGCAGCGGAGGCTGA
- a CDS encoding cysteine methyltransferase → MPGDAVDRSSWTDFELAVAAVLDDTGPGELLTYGEVAAEAGFPGAARAVGNFLRQAPDGAFPWWRVVTSTGRLAPGAPGEHAARLRNEGVRVKGNHVVASP, encoded by the coding sequence GTGCCTGGCGACGCCGTTGACCGATCGAGCTGGACGGACTTCGAGCTGGCGGTCGCCGCAGTGCTCGACGACACCGGCCCCGGCGAGTTGCTCACCTACGGCGAGGTTGCTGCAGAGGCCGGCTTTCCCGGCGCGGCGCGTGCGGTCGGCAACTTCCTGAGGCAGGCCCCCGACGGGGCGTTTCCGTGGTGGAGGGTCGTCACCTCCACGGGTCGGCTGGCGCCCGGGGCCCCCGGGGAGCACGCGGCCAGGCTCCGCAACGAGGGCGTCCGGGTCAAGGGCAACCACGTCGTCGCCTCTCCCTGA
- a CDS encoding M1 family metallopeptidase, giving the protein MPNRSVSNHSSTNRSPGRRLIAASIAVAVLAAGCVGGDRQVTAESDERTDSDIAADTNSTTTTEAPTGTPGADTIGDPYYPGLGNGGYDVEHYDITITADPASPDITGRATIESVATQDLSQFNLDLNGLAVHAVDVDDEAVEYSRQPAAGLSSELVVTPTEPIAEGDTFTTSVDYSGTPQPVIEASTGFTLGWNDTVDGSYVTSEPDGARSWFPSNDHPSDKATFGFEFIVPEGVEVASNGSLAPLVDNGDGTTTWAWDMDQPMATYLATAVIGQYEIEEPPPAGEVTIRNFFPVGMTEAPAAFARTGEMIEYFSSIFGDYPFDEYGVVVVPAFLGFALETQTMSVFGRDLVGIEAVVVHELAHQWFGNSVSPARWQDIWLNEGFATYSEVLWQEHLDPTFDPDVALEASAQLEPIGDPGPDNLFSRAVYQRGALVLHELRRTVGDEAFFDTLRAWNIDYRYSTATTQDFVTLAEQVSGMDLATQFDAWLNAPQFPTD; this is encoded by the coding sequence GTGCCCAACCGTTCCGTCTCGAACCACTCGAGCACCAACCGCAGCCCTGGCCGGCGGCTCATCGCTGCATCGATTGCCGTGGCCGTGCTCGCGGCGGGTTGCGTCGGCGGCGACCGCCAGGTGACAGCGGAGTCCGACGAACGGACCGACTCCGACATCGCCGCGGACACGAACAGCACCACAACGACCGAGGCCCCGACGGGTACGCCCGGCGCCGACACGATCGGCGATCCGTACTACCCCGGGCTGGGCAACGGCGGCTACGACGTCGAGCACTACGACATCACGATCACGGCGGACCCGGCCTCACCCGACATCACCGGGCGGGCCACCATCGAGTCCGTTGCCACCCAGGACCTGTCGCAATTCAACCTCGACCTCAACGGCCTGGCCGTGCATGCCGTCGACGTGGACGACGAGGCCGTCGAGTACTCGCGGCAACCGGCCGCCGGACTCTCGAGCGAGCTGGTGGTCACCCCGACCGAGCCGATTGCCGAAGGCGACACATTCACCACGAGCGTCGACTACTCCGGCACACCCCAGCCGGTCATCGAGGCATCCACCGGATTCACTCTCGGCTGGAACGACACGGTCGACGGCTCCTACGTCACGTCGGAGCCCGACGGCGCGCGCAGCTGGTTCCCCTCCAACGACCATCCTTCCGACAAGGCCACATTCGGATTCGAGTTCATCGTTCCCGAAGGTGTGGAGGTCGCCTCGAACGGCTCGCTGGCACCGTTGGTCGACAACGGCGACGGTACGACCACCTGGGCGTGGGACATGGACCAGCCGATGGCGACCTACCTGGCCACCGCGGTCATCGGTCAGTACGAGATCGAGGAGCCACCACCGGCCGGCGAGGTGACGATCCGCAACTTCTTCCCGGTCGGCATGACGGAGGCACCCGCCGCGTTCGCCCGTACCGGCGAGATGATCGAGTACTTCAGCTCGATCTTCGGGGACTATCCCTTCGACGAGTACGGAGTGGTGGTCGTACCGGCATTCCTCGGGTTCGCGCTCGAGACCCAGACGATGTCGGTGTTCGGCAGGGACCTGGTGGGCATCGAGGCTGTCGTGGTGCACGAGCTGGCCCACCAGTGGTTCGGCAACAGCGTGTCACCGGCGCGATGGCAGGACATCTGGCTCAACGAGGGCTTTGCCACCTACTCCGAGGTGCTCTGGCAGGAGCACCTCGACCCCACGTTCGACCCGGACGTCGCACTGGAAGCCTCGGCGCAGCTCGAACCGATCGGCGACCCCGGCCCCGACAACCTGTTCTCCCGAGCCGTCTACCAGCGCGGCGCACTCGTTCTGCACGAACTGCGGCGGACCGTCGGCGACGAGGCGTTCTTCGACACCCTCCGGGCCTGGAACATCGACTACCGGTACTCCACGGCAACAACGCAGGATTTCGTCACCTTGGCCGAACAGGTGTCGGGGATGGACCTCGCCACGCAGTTCGATGCCTGGCTCAACGCCCCGCAGTTCCCAACGGACTGA
- a CDS encoding glycoside hydrolase family 5 protein, with translation MPNRFGSIARHGIGTARAALPDLRSQHVESTARWSTARAKSWSEDTGWLVGCNFTPSTASNQLEMWQADTFDKTTIDRELGWAADLGFNSVRVFLHDLMWELDGEAFLDRVDEVLDIADGHGIGVMAVLFDGVWHPIPRPGEQPAPRPGVHNSTWVQGPGAAVLADPRRWDTLRPYVEAVVSRFGGDSRVQVWDLFNEPDQPNAISWPQFEIAHKSSKADGLLNKVFDWCQAVDPDQPLTAGVFVGVSGAAERVSPINRTMLSRSDVISFHSYLKRPRLERSIELLARHDRPLLCTEWLARPMGSTADLIEVLAQHGVGAWNWGLVDGRTQTKYPWASWLRPVRGEQEWFHEWLQADGTPYREAEADLLRRVTAAHRGPS, from the coding sequence ATGCCCAACAGGTTCGGATCAATTGCCCGCCATGGGATCGGCACTGCAAGGGCCGCCCTGCCTGACTTGCGTAGCCAGCATGTCGAGTCCACCGCTCGCTGGTCGACGGCCCGAGCCAAGTCGTGGAGCGAGGACACCGGCTGGCTGGTCGGCTGCAACTTCACCCCGTCGACCGCCTCGAACCAACTGGAGATGTGGCAGGCCGACACGTTCGACAAGACCACGATCGACCGCGAGCTCGGTTGGGCTGCCGATCTCGGGTTCAACTCGGTGCGGGTGTTCCTGCACGACCTGATGTGGGAGCTCGACGGCGAGGCGTTCCTGGACCGCGTCGACGAAGTGCTGGATATCGCGGATGGACACGGCATCGGCGTGATGGCGGTGCTGTTCGACGGGGTATGGCACCCGATACCGCGGCCGGGCGAACAACCGGCGCCGCGTCCGGGGGTGCACAACTCGACTTGGGTGCAGGGCCCCGGTGCGGCGGTCCTGGCCGACCCTCGCCGCTGGGACACGCTGCGGCCTTATGTGGAGGCGGTTGTGTCGCGCTTCGGAGGCGACAGTCGGGTGCAGGTTTGGGACCTATTCAACGAACCCGACCAGCCGAACGCCATCTCCTGGCCGCAGTTCGAAATCGCCCACAAGTCCTCGAAGGCCGATGGCCTGCTCAACAAGGTGTTCGACTGGTGCCAGGCGGTCGATCCTGACCAGCCGCTCACCGCCGGCGTGTTCGTGGGCGTCAGCGGTGCGGCCGAACGGGTGAGTCCGATCAATCGCACGATGCTGTCGCGCAGTGATGTGATCTCATTTCACAGCTATCTGAAGCGACCCCGGCTGGAGCGTTCGATCGAACTCCTCGCCCGACATGACCGACCACTGCTCTGTACCGAATGGCTGGCTCGACCGATGGGCTCGACCGCAGATCTGATCGAGGTACTGGCGCAGCACGGTGTCGGCGCCTGGAACTGGGGCCTCGTCGACGGACGCACGCAGACGAAGTACCCGTGGGCTTCATGGCTGCGGCCGGTGCGCGGCGAACAGGAGTGGTTCCACGAGTGGCTGCAAGCGGACGGCACGCCGTACCGCGAGGCCGAGGCGGACCTGCTGCGCCGTGTCACCGCAGCGCACAGGGGGCCATCTTGA
- a CDS encoding FKBP-type peptidyl-prolyl cis-trans isomerase has product MPEQAPNVEIPAGEAPPAELLIEDIEVGDGPEAVPGQPVEVHYVGHAWSTGDKFDASWGRGDTFGFRLGAGQVIAGWDQGVVGMKLGGRRRLTIPPDMAYGPAGAGGVIGPNETLVFVVDLLGVG; this is encoded by the coding sequence ATGCCAGAGCAAGCACCAAACGTAGAGATCCCGGCCGGCGAGGCCCCACCAGCCGAGCTCCTCATCGAGGACATCGAGGTGGGGGACGGCCCCGAGGCGGTGCCGGGCCAGCCAGTGGAGGTCCACTACGTGGGCCACGCCTGGTCCACCGGCGACAAGTTCGACGCCTCCTGGGGCCGTGGAGACACCTTCGGCTTCCGTTTGGGAGCCGGCCAGGTCATAGCGGGTTGGGACCAGGGTGTGGTGGGCATGAAGCTCGGCGGGCGCCGCCGACTGACCATCCCGCCCGACATGGCCTACGGCCCCGCGGGTGCGGGCGGGGTGATCGGCCCCAACGAGACACTCGTTTTCGTGGTCGACCTGCTCGGCGTCGGCTGA
- a CDS encoding ABC transporter ATP-binding protein gives MKQLELTRVAKRFGRFTANDDISFDVCDGEVVGLLGANGAGKTTAIRQALGLIAPTEGVITQFGEIPSRHTRARIGYVPQGLGLWGDLSVAANLDFTARSYGAGHDSVEAASATLPSDLDRHSRTAVDDLSLGRQRRVAFTAALEHDPELLVLDEPTSGVDALSRSRLWDLIRTRADAGVGVLVTTHFMDEARQCDRLLIMAEGHIVLRGTYDEIVGDRTVIKVDSTDWAATFGLLDEAGFSCSVVGTAIRVLTGDRAAVESALADSDADPTLSDATATLEETMVAVARG, from the coding sequence ATGAAACAGCTCGAACTGACCCGGGTGGCCAAGCGGTTCGGCAGGTTCACCGCCAATGACGACATCAGCTTCGATGTTTGCGATGGCGAAGTGGTGGGCCTGCTCGGAGCGAACGGCGCCGGCAAGACGACCGCCATCCGCCAGGCGCTCGGACTGATCGCACCCACCGAAGGAGTCATCACCCAGTTCGGCGAGATCCCGTCGCGCCACACCAGGGCCCGCATCGGGTACGTACCCCAGGGTCTCGGCCTGTGGGGCGACCTGAGCGTGGCGGCCAACCTCGACTTCACTGCCAGGTCCTACGGGGCGGGGCACGACTCCGTCGAGGCAGCGTCGGCAACCCTTCCATCGGACCTGGATCGCCACAGCCGCACAGCCGTGGATGACCTGTCACTGGGGCGCCAGCGGAGGGTGGCCTTCACCGCAGCCCTCGAGCACGACCCAGAACTCCTCGTGCTCGACGAGCCGACCTCCGGCGTGGACGCCCTCAGCCGGTCTCGCCTGTGGGACCTGATCCGCACCCGAGCCGATGCCGGGGTGGGCGTGCTGGTCACCACCCACTTCATGGATGAAGCCCGCCAGTGCGATCGGCTACTGATCATGGCCGAGGGGCACATCGTGTTGCGCGGCACTTACGACGAGATCGTGGGCGACCGCACGGTGATCAAGGTCGACAGCACCGACTGGGCGGCCACGTTCGGACTCCTCGACGAAGCAGGATTCAGCTGCAGTGTCGTGGGCACGGCGATCCGGGTGCTCACCGGCGACCGCGCTGCAGTCGAGTCAGCCCTCGCCGACAGCGACGCCGACCCGACGTTGTCGGATGCCACGGCCACCCTCGAGGAGACGATGGTGGCCGTGGCCCGCGGCTAG
- a CDS encoding cytochrome P450, which produces MAQALLAEAVSDHDFGLEVRPSGGRLPGAELHAELARIRSLHRLAPIRFGDFVMQLITRHDDLEAAFRDDEGLPAGPTYAMTVEPCQGVTFESLDGPEHHVLRDLSTREMRARPVARYAQRALPPLVDSVIDRFAARGEADLVAEFTAVFPFLVFADRMGLPFDEADRFMDWALGILGYPLDQAAGMAAAAELTEYLDPVLADRRRCPVDDQLSSMVTSERGGRRLDDDEIRSHVRALFSAGATTSYHGLGNTLYAVLSHPGSAQRLRRDPGSIPAAVDEMLRWEPPLALLPRLAPNDVVVAGHDVPAGTMLLFGIASANRDPAVYDHPDQFDPGRTNPRVLTFGLGSHYCPGSHLAKAQIAVAVKALLSRLTDLELVDPAAAAPSGTVMRGPLRLDTRWSS; this is translated from the coding sequence ATGGCGCAAGCACTGCTGGCCGAGGCTGTCAGCGACCACGACTTCGGCCTCGAGGTCCGGCCGAGCGGCGGGCGTCTGCCCGGGGCGGAGCTTCACGCGGAGCTGGCGCGGATCCGCTCCCTGCACCGTCTCGCGCCGATACGTTTCGGCGACTTCGTGATGCAGCTGATCACCCGCCACGACGACCTGGAGGCGGCGTTTCGCGACGACGAGGGTCTCCCCGCCGGGCCCACCTACGCGATGACTGTCGAGCCGTGCCAAGGGGTCACCTTCGAGAGCCTCGATGGCCCCGAGCACCATGTCCTGCGCGACCTGTCCACCCGCGAGATGCGCGCACGCCCCGTTGCCCGTTACGCACAACGGGCCCTGCCGCCCCTGGTGGACTCCGTGATCGACCGCTTCGCTGCGAGGGGTGAAGCGGACCTGGTCGCCGAGTTCACCGCCGTATTTCCATTCCTCGTGTTCGCGGACCGGATGGGTCTGCCCTTCGACGAAGCCGACCGCTTCATGGACTGGGCATTGGGGATTCTCGGCTACCCGCTCGACCAGGCGGCCGGGATGGCCGCCGCGGCCGAGTTGACCGAGTACCTCGACCCCGTGCTGGCGGACAGGCGCCGCTGCCCCGTGGATGACCAGCTGTCGTCGATGGTCACCTCCGAGCGCGGCGGCCGTCGACTCGACGACGATGAGATCCGCAGCCACGTGCGCGCCCTTTTCTCGGCCGGTGCGACGACCTCGTACCACGGACTCGGCAACACCCTCTACGCGGTGCTCAGCCATCCCGGCTCAGCGCAGCGACTGCGGCGCGACCCCGGGTCGATTCCGGCGGCTGTCGATGAGATGCTGCGCTGGGAGCCACCGCTTGCGTTGCTGCCGCGGTTGGCTCCGAACGATGTGGTCGTGGCCGGCCATGACGTGCCTGCGGGCACGATGCTCCTGTTCGGCATCGCCTCGGCCAACCGCGACCCTGCTGTGTACGACCATCCCGACCAGTTCGATCCGGGCAGGACGAACCCGCGGGTACTCACCTTCGGTCTGGGCAGCCACTACTGCCCCGGCTCACACCTCGCGAAGGCCCAGATAGCGGTGGCCGTCAAGGCCCTCCTGTCACGACTGACTGATCTGGAGCTGGTGGATCCTGCAGCCGCTGCGCCGAGCGGCACGGTCATGCGCGGCCCGCTGCGCCTGGACACGCGCTGGTCGAGCTGA
- a CDS encoding thioesterase: MQKLHTAEVTEDQIDHLGHMNVRFYAEHAHSGSLRIAESIGLATSAGQAVMQRDRYTRHHREQMLGAQLEVRGGVMDADAERVRLYEELANSDTGDIAATFVLTLQPADADGGDPLPIEQGVLDAATGWSVAVPEHGQPRSLSIDDDPVAMAPGLDVLRERDCALREVRVIHPEECDPRGRLRSGLVAELVWGGTPVKGRDFRPFSEGPGGMKIGWATMETRGSWHHLPALGERVQSYGVETNIAEKTMTSNHWVHDVGSGELVCAFSVVNIAFDVAARRAVVIPDDVRAEMSHNLHADLDGLTSD, encoded by the coding sequence TTGCAGAAGCTTCACACAGCAGAGGTCACCGAGGACCAGATCGACCATCTCGGCCACATGAACGTGCGCTTCTACGCCGAGCACGCCCATTCGGGTTCGCTGCGCATCGCGGAGTCGATCGGTCTGGCCACCAGCGCCGGCCAGGCGGTCATGCAGCGGGACCGCTACACCCGGCACCACCGAGAGCAGATGCTCGGAGCACAGCTCGAGGTCCGCGGCGGCGTGATGGACGCCGACGCAGAGCGCGTGCGCCTCTACGAGGAACTGGCCAACTCGGACACGGGTGACATCGCGGCGACCTTCGTGCTGACCCTTCAGCCCGCCGACGCCGATGGCGGGGACCCGCTCCCCATCGAGCAGGGGGTGCTCGATGCCGCCACTGGGTGGAGCGTCGCCGTCCCCGAGCACGGGCAGCCGCGGAGCCTCTCCATCGACGACGATCCCGTCGCGATGGCGCCCGGACTCGACGTGCTGCGCGAACGCGACTGTGCGTTGCGCGAGGTGCGGGTCATCCACCCCGAGGAATGCGACCCGAGGGGGCGACTGCGTTCCGGGCTCGTTGCCGAACTCGTCTGGGGTGGCACACCGGTCAAGGGCCGCGACTTCAGGCCGTTCAGCGAAGGGCCGGGCGGCATGAAGATCGGATGGGCCACGATGGAAACGCGGGGCAGCTGGCACCACCTGCCGGCGCTCGGCGAGCGCGTCCAGAGCTACGGCGTCGAGACGAACATCGCCGAGAAGACCATGACCAGCAACCACTGGGTCCACGACGTGGGAAGCGGCGAGCTGGTGTGCGCCTTCTCCGTGGTCAACATCGCGTTCGACGTGGCGGCCCGGCGCGCGGTGGTGATCCCCGACGACGTGCGCGCCGAGATGTCGCACAACCTGCACGCCGACCTGGACGGACTCACCTCTGACTGA
- a CDS encoding ABC transporter ATP-binding protein — protein sequence MTTYGVTAAGVKGRLAGASLSVEPGQIVAVVGGDGAGKSTLLQLLAGALMPDEGVVRSPTEQHRIGYVPTGAGFYPDLTVAENVRFAGRAYGLGGDELDERRGFVLGLTGLAGFTDRLARDLSGGMRQKLALALGTLHSPDLLVLDEPTTGVDPVSRVDLWRVIASAAAGGVHVVVASSYIDEAERAATVLALHDGSPLLEGPPGELAASVPGTLVDLDEPTDRELAWRRGSRWRQWVPPEARGFGARSHTGGEVRPALEDAVIVATLARHLESKDAA from the coding sequence ATGACCACCTACGGCGTCACCGCCGCCGGTGTTAAAGGCCGGCTCGCCGGGGCTTCACTCTCGGTGGAACCCGGCCAGATCGTCGCGGTCGTGGGCGGCGACGGGGCCGGCAAGTCGACCCTGCTCCAGCTGCTCGCGGGTGCCCTCATGCCCGACGAGGGCGTGGTGCGCTCGCCCACCGAACAGCACCGCATCGGATACGTGCCCACGGGCGCCGGGTTCTACCCGGACCTGACCGTCGCGGAGAATGTCCGCTTCGCCGGCCGGGCCTACGGGCTTGGCGGCGACGAGCTCGACGAGAGGCGCGGGTTCGTACTCGGCCTGACAGGACTGGCCGGCTTCACCGACCGCCTCGCCCGCGACCTGTCGGGAGGGATGCGCCAGAAGCTGGCCCTGGCACTCGGCACCCTGCACTCGCCCGACCTGCTCGTGCTGGACGAGCCCACCACGGGAGTCGACCCCGTCAGCCGCGTCGACCTGTGGCGGGTGATCGCAAGTGCGGCAGCCGGCGGCGTGCACGTGGTTGTGGCGAGCTCCTACATCGACGAGGCGGAGCGGGCGGCAACCGTGCTGGCCCTCCACGACGGCAGCCCACTGCTCGAGGGACCGCCCGGCGAACTGGCCGCATCGGTGCCGGGCACCCTTGTCGACCTCGACGAACCCACCGACCGCGAGCTGGCCTGGAGGCGCGGCAGCCGCTGGAGGCAGTGGGTGCCACCCGAGGCTCGAGGGTTCGGAGCCCGGAGCCACACGGGCGGCGAGGTGCGCCCTGCGCTGGAAGACGCCGTGATCGTGGCAACTCTCGCCCGCCACCTCGAATCCAAGGACGCGGCATGA
- a CDS encoding SDR family oxidoreductase, with amino-acid sequence MSNPIVVTGSASGLGAALARRFSAEGASVIGVDRHDADVVADLGTPDGRSQAVAEVERLSGGSIDGLVSCAATTPIDPDPANVVSVNYFGMLAILDELLGCLTAGEGRSAVAISSIGAAHGPFDEELNRVLMAGDEPAARQAAADGTDYRSAIAYNAAKLGVALGVRERAESWARAGVRLNCVAPGRMETPMLEGLLADPVVAAGVDAMPSGIRLSASPDEIGGAVHFLLGPDASFVHGQVLFVDGGVDAQLRPTEI; translated from the coding sequence GTGAGCAATCCGATCGTTGTCACGGGCTCGGCATCCGGCCTGGGAGCCGCGCTCGCCCGACGGTTCTCCGCTGAGGGCGCATCGGTGATCGGAGTCGACCGCCACGACGCTGACGTGGTCGCCGACCTCGGCACCCCCGACGGCCGCAGCCAAGCAGTGGCCGAGGTCGAACGCCTCTCGGGCGGGTCGATCGATGGCCTCGTGTCCTGTGCGGCCACCACACCAATCGATCCCGACCCCGCCAACGTTGTGAGCGTCAACTACTTCGGAATGCTCGCGATCCTCGATGAGCTGCTCGGTTGCCTGACTGCCGGTGAAGGTCGGTCCGCCGTGGCGATCAGCAGTATCGGCGCTGCGCACGGCCCGTTCGACGAGGAACTCAACCGCGTCCTGATGGCGGGTGACGAACCCGCAGCACGCCAGGCGGCGGCCGACGGCACCGACTACCGCTCGGCCATCGCCTACAACGCCGCGAAGCTCGGTGTTGCACTGGGCGTCCGCGAGCGGGCCGAGAGCTGGGCCCGGGCGGGCGTCCGGCTCAACTGCGTTGCGCCTGGCCGTATGGAAACCCCGATGCTGGAAGGGCTTCTGGCCGATCCGGTGGTAGCAGCCGGGGTCGACGCCATGCCCTCGGGAATCCGCCTTTCCGCTTCACCTGACGAGATCGGCGGTGCGGTGCACTTCCTGTTGGGCCCCGACGCATCGTTCGTGCACGGCCAGGTGCTGTTCGTCGACGGCGGAGTGGATGCTCAGCTTCGCCCCACGGAGATCTAG
- a CDS encoding MBL fold metallo-hydrolase, whose amino-acid sequence MTGRLFDLPVTMVSEWIFNSYAITADDALVVVDPGLPSVASQMLEALSRSEGAGPADISTVVCTHGHSDHVGGVSTLLSGCDAAVHLPARCESYLAGELPRAFPVIESSVRFMPVYREQPFSLRGLREFLGQARSIGWGAGNQMTVDFDPAGFLSDGDPVPSAPNWTTVAAPGHTDDSTCLHHRESSTLISGDAVVTQDGTAWFNPEYVDYADALETAARLKELDVRHLLPGHGMPIHGADIWDQAKHPGDRPGGKGLLARCSRRFGHWHH is encoded by the coding sequence ATGACAGGCCGCCTGTTCGACCTTCCGGTCACGATGGTGTCGGAGTGGATCTTCAACAGCTACGCCATCACCGCCGACGACGCCCTCGTGGTGGTGGACCCCGGACTCCCGAGCGTCGCCTCACAGATGCTCGAGGCGCTGTCCCGCAGCGAAGGTGCCGGACCCGCCGACATCTCGACCGTGGTGTGCACCCACGGTCACTCCGACCACGTAGGCGGAGTGTCGACCCTGCTTTCGGGATGCGACGCCGCAGTGCACCTTCCGGCTCGCTGCGAGTCGTACCTGGCCGGCGAACTTCCACGGGCGTTCCCGGTGATCGAATCGTCGGTGAGGTTCATGCCGGTCTACCGCGAGCAGCCCTTCTCTCTCAGGGGGCTGCGCGAGTTTCTCGGCCAGGCCCGCAGCATTGGTTGGGGCGCCGGCAACCAGATGACCGTGGACTTCGATCCCGCAGGCTTCCTCTCCGATGGTGACCCAGTGCCGTCGGCACCCAATTGGACCACCGTCGCCGCACCCGGCCACACCGACGATTCGACCTGCTTGCATCATCGCGAGTCGTCCACGCTCATCTCCGGCGACGCCGTGGTCACACAGGACGGCACGGCCTGGTTCAACCCCGAGTACGTCGACTACGCAGACGCCCTCGAGACGGCCGCCCGCCTGAAGGAACTCGACGTGCGCCACCTGCTGCCCGGCCATGGCATGCCGATCCACGGCGCGGACATCTGGGACCAGGCAAAGCACCCCGGCGATCGTCCCGGTGGCAAGGGACTACTGGCACGCTGCTCGCGGCGATTCGGGCACTGGCACCACTGA
- a CDS encoding ABC transporter permease — MFAMAQKELRQVRRDRRTLAMMLGMPVLLLVIFGYAASFNVTSIDVEIVGPQAEQIAPQVEKLGADKGMTINVVKTDTSGDESSATDDLRNGVASVAIVTGGNTPLALIDGSQLFSAQAAETGLAQAPFQVDTKILFNPDLNTSWYMVPAIIGLILVFVGTMITSLGVVKEREMGTLEQLAVMPFTARDIIIGKLLPYFVIGMIDLVVVTLLGALLFDVPFVGPIWQFMLGGTLFLLTTLGFGVLISTLSNTQGQAIQLALMVTLPQVLLSGMVFPLSSMASGVRWIAWFLPLTYWVQIARDITMKGTEFTAMWEWFVALAVLGSVVLSLSLVRFRRDLGPSKRARRKLAERAGQASDETEDTPGTAPEEAAR; from the coding sequence ATGTTCGCAATGGCCCAGAAGGAACTCCGCCAGGTCCGCCGCGATCGGCGCACCCTCGCCATGATGCTCGGCATGCCCGTGCTGCTGTTGGTGATCTTCGGATACGCGGCGAGCTTCAACGTGACCAGCATCGACGTGGAGATCGTCGGCCCGCAGGCCGAGCAGATCGCCCCGCAGGTGGAGAAGCTGGGTGCCGACAAGGGCATGACGATCAACGTCGTGAAGACGGACACGTCGGGCGACGAGTCCAGTGCAACCGACGACCTGCGCAACGGAGTGGCGTCGGTGGCCATCGTGACGGGTGGCAACACGCCGCTGGCCCTCATCGACGGGTCGCAGCTGTTCTCCGCCCAGGCGGCCGAGACAGGACTCGCGCAGGCACCGTTCCAGGTGGACACGAAGATCCTGTTCAACCCAGACCTCAACACGTCGTGGTACATGGTGCCGGCGATCATCGGGCTGATCCTCGTGTTCGTGGGCACCATGATCACCAGCCTCGGCGTGGTCAAGGAACGCGAGATGGGGACCCTCGAACAACTCGCCGTGATGCCGTTCACCGCCCGCGACATCATCATCGGCAAGCTGCTTCCCTACTTCGTGATCGGCATGATCGACCTGGTCGTGGTGACGTTGCTCGGCGCCCTGTTGTTCGACGTGCCATTCGTGGGGCCGATCTGGCAGTTCATGCTCGGAGGCACGCTCTTCCTGCTCACAACACTGGGCTTCGGTGTGCTGATCTCGACGCTGTCGAACACCCAGGGCCAGGCCATCCAGCTGGCACTCATGGTCACGCTGCCCCAGGTGTTGCTCTCCGGCATGGTGTTCCCCCTCTCGTCGATGGCATCGGGGGTGCGCTGGATCGCCTGGTTCCTGCCCCTCACCTACTGGGTGCAGATCGCGCGTGACATCACGATGAAGGGCACCGAGTTCACCGCCATGTGGGAATGGTTCGTGGCCCTCGCCGTACTCGGCTCGGTGGTTCTCAGCCTCTCGCTGGTCCGGTTCCGACGCGACCTCGGCCCGAGCAAGCGGGCACGTCGCAAGCTGGCCGAACGGGCTGGGCAAGCCTCGGACGAGACAGAGGACACGCCGGGGACGGCGCCCGAGGAGGCGGCACGATGA